One Nicotiana tomentosiformis chromosome 4, ASM39032v3, whole genome shotgun sequence genomic window carries:
- the LOC104116537 gene encoding chaperone protein dnaJ 11, chloroplastic-like produces the protein MASTSTSSFLLSTSITGSKFSAGTPLTPPSSVSFRQQRSFSVSAAYSTAERTTTSSNIASQSSLYEVLGLQAGATTHEIKSAYRRLARILHPDVVRFQQNSSVEDFIRVQSAYATLSDPEKRAKYDRTLFGNRFERYVGVSSAGTRSHYTTRRKWETDQCW, from the coding sequence ATGGCTTCTACTTCtacttcttcttttcttctctcgACTTCAATTACCGGCTCCAAATTTTCCGCCGGTACGCCACTAACACCGCCGAGCTCCGTCAGCTTCCGGCAGCAGCGATCGTTCTCTGTTTCCGCCGCTTACTCCACCGCCGAGAGGACTACAACTAGCTCTAACATCGCCTCACAGTCATCGTTGTATGAAGTTCTAGGACTTCAAGCTGGTGCTACTACTCATGAAATTAAGTCTGCTTACCGGAGATTAGCCAGAATTTTGCATCCCGATGTCGTCCGATTTCAGCAGAATTCGTCAGTTGAGGACTTTATTAGAGTGCAATCAGCTTACGCTACTCTCTCCGATCCAGAAAAACGTGCCAAATATGATCGGACACTATTTGGGAATAGATTTGAACGATATGTCGGAGTGTCGTCGGCGGGAACTCGTAGCCATTACACTACTCGCCGGAAGTGGGAAACCGATCAATGTTGGTAG
- the LOC138910529 gene encoding uncharacterized protein gives MTSPDIQKEIVTTCKIETIKAIIEDLNGDYFSLLVNEFFDVSRKEKMAIVLRYVDRKGFVMEAFIGLVHVPDTSVLSLKKAIVNVLAHHSLSLSSVSGQYYDRASNMQGDINGLKMLIKQESRSAHSIHCFAHQLQLTLVAVSK, from the coding sequence atgacttCTCCAGACATCCAAAAAGAAATTGTGACTACATGTAAGATAGAAACAATTAAGGCTATAATAGAGGATCTAAATGGTGACTACTTTTCTCTATTAGTTAATGAATTTTTTGATGTGTCACGAAAAGAGAAAATGGCTATTGTTTTGAGATATGTTGATAGAAAAGGATTTGTGATGGAAGCATTTATTGGACTTGTTCATGTTCCTGATACTAGTGTTTTATCCCTGAAGAAAGCAATTGTTAACGTACTTGCTCATCATTCATTAAGTTTATCTTCTGTAAGTGGACAATATTATGATAGGGCAAGCAATATGCAAGGTGATATCAATGGTCTTAAAATGTTGATTAAACAAGAAAGTAGATCAGCTCATTCTATTCATTGTTTTGCTCATCAACTTCAATTAACTCTCGTGGCGGTTTCAAAATAA